The Fibrobacter sp. genome segment TCGTCAATCTGGTAGCCGAGCAGGGCGAGGTTTTCCATCACGGTCTTGCGAACCACGCGGCTGTTCTCGCCGATACCGCCGGTGAACACGAGCGCATCGATGCGCGGGAGAGCCATGGCGATGCCGCCGATTTCGCGGGTCAGCTTGTAGCAGAAGGTCTCGAGGGCGATCTGGGCGCCGAGATGGCCTTCGCTTGCGGCCTGCGTCAAGGTGCGCATGTCGTTGCTGAGGCCGGAGAGGCCGAGCAGGCCGGATTCCTTGTTCACGAGCTTGTCGAGGCGGTCGATATCGTAGCCGTACTTCTTGCTGATGAAGAAGAGGATAGCCGGGTCGAGGCTGCCGGAGCGGGTGCCCATGATGAGGCCGTCGAGCGGGGTGAAGCCCATGGTGGTGTCAGCGCACTTGCCGTTGAGAATCGCGGAGCAGCTGGAACCGTTGCCGAGGTGGGCGGTGATGAAGCAGCAGTCTTCCGGCTTCTTGCCGAGGATGCTCGCGGCTTCGGCGGTCACGAAGCGGTGGCTGGTGCCGTGGAAACCGTAACGGCGGATGGCGTCCTTCTCATAGAAGGAATACGGAATGCCGTACAGGAATGCCTTGCGGGGCATGGTCTGGTGGAAGGCGGTGTCGAACACTGCCACCTGCGGGAGCTTCGGGAAGAACTTGGTCGCGCATTCCATGCCGGTTGCGTGCGCGGGTTCGTGCAGCGGGGCGAACAGCGTGATGCTGCGGATGTAGTCGATGACTTCCTGGCTGACCTTTTCGCTCTTGATGTACTTGCCGCCATGCACCACGCGGTGGCCGATGGCTTCGATCGTGTCGATGAGCTTCTGCTCGCCGAGGAACTTCTGCACCTGGGCGACGGCTTCGGCGTGCGTCGGGCAGTCGAAATTGAAGTCAATGTTGCCTTCGGGGCCCTTGGCCTTCACGTGGCCGTTCACGCCGATGTTCTCGACGAGGCCGCTGGAGATGGATTCTTTGGTCTGGGTATCGATGACGGCGAACTTCACAGAGGAACTGCCGCAGTTTAAGACTAGTACGCGCATAATTGTAATTGATGGTTGATGGTTTACGTCGAGAATTATAGCATTTTGAGAAAAGTCTGGCTATGAAATGCACTCCGGGGTCTGCGCCGAGCGTATGCCGAGTTGATTTTTTTTTACTAAATTCACGGCAATGCTGAAGAAGATTGCAGATTTCGATAGCCGCGTGACGAATTTTTGGTTAAACCGGCGTTTTTCGGCCAGGTCTAACCGCTGGTTACGTTTTTACGTGCGCCTGGGCGACGGCTACATCTGGGTCCTCTTCTCGCTGTTCCTTTTCTGGAAGGTTGGCTGGGACAATTTCCTCCCGATCCTGTGGCATGCGCTTACGGCCCTCGCGGTAAGCCTCGTCGCATACTGGGTGATAAAACTTTGCGTGAAGCGCGCCCGCCCGTTCGATTCCAATCCGTCGATTGAGGCCGGAGTTCCGCCGCTTGACAAGTACAGCTTCCCTTCCGGCCATACGATGAACAACTTGGCTGTTGCCTCGGCGGTGTTCTTCAGCGCCCCGCAGTACGGCTGGGTGATGGTCCTGCTGCCGCTCACTTGGGGACTTCTGCGCGTGTATTTCGGCGTCCACTGGCTTACGGACGTACTTTGCGGATTCCTGTTCGGCGTGCTGAGTTTCGTGATTGGTCATTGCATCTGGATCCTGATTTTCTAGTCCGATTGCGGTTGGTTCCCTATGACGGATTTTGTAAAGGCGGGCGATTTCTTTGCTTCACTCGCGCCGGAAGAACGCGTGTTCCTGCTGATACGCCATGCGGAACGCAGGCACATCACTCCCGACGATCCTGATTTCGGTGCGCACGTGGGCCTTACCGACAAGGGGCGCGAACAGGCGCTTTCGTTGGGCAGGTGCATCCCGCCCGAGGGCGACATCTGCTTTTATTCGAGTCCGGTAGGGCGCTGCGTGGAGACGGCGCAGTGCATAGGCAAAGCTCGTGTTGGCGTTCAAGTGCCCGCACACCTTAATGCGGTGGTTTCCGATGAGCCGCGTGTTGAACCGCTCGACTGCCTGGCAGAATACTTTGTTCAAAATTATGACGAGTACATGAAGGTGCTGCGCGCCGGTTTTTATGAAGGCATTTGCGCGTGGCTTGCAAACGAGGCGGAAGGAAAAAAACGTGGTGACAACGAGGCTTTCTGCCCGCTGGCTGCACGTTCCGAAGAAATGCTTGCGATGATGCTTTCGAAGGGAACCGTGCGCTTCAATATTTTCGCGACGCATGATGCCTGGGTAGTCCCGTGCCTCACGCATTTCTGCGGCATGCGTTTTACGCCCCAGCGCTGGATGAACTACCTCACCGGCATGGCCGTCGTGACCGGTGCCGACGGGAAAAACGTCAAGCGGATTGTTCCCGTGACGGCTTTGGATACGGGCTGGCTGCAATTCTGAGCCAAAAAAAGTACGGCACAATTTTTTGCAATTGATTAAAAACTGCGCTACTGGCGCATTTTTTTATATACATTACGAGTATGAATATTGCATCGGGAACATATCGCCGTATATTTGTGCTGGGTTCCGGCTTCAGCAAGTCATTCTGCCCGCAGATGCCCACGCTCCGCGACCTGAACGAGCGCATTCCCTTCGGGATATCGGACGAATTCCCGCATTTGCGGGAATACTGCAGGCATTTCCTTGAGCTCTGCAACGAGCAGGCGGAATACCTGAATATCGAGACGCTTTCGACCTCGATTCTTTCGGCGCAGATTTTCCCGGGAGTGCGAGAGAGCCTTTACCATTCGAGCTTGCGTTTCGAGTTGCTGCGCTTTATCGCGAACGAGATTCGCAGAGACCATATCGTGGATTCCGCTTCGGCGACGGTGATGCGCAAGTTCCTGGCGGGCTGCGAGAACTGCCCGAGCGAAGGCCTGCGCGATACCCTGCTGCTCAGTTTCAACTACGATACGCTCATCGAGGACGTGATTGCCGATGACCCCGAGATGGATGCGCGTGTGGCCGTGGATTATGGCGTCCGGATTGACCCTGCAGACCGCAGCGCGGTGCGTAGGCCGCGTACGCTTACGATTGACCTCATCAAGCTGCACGGTTCGCTCAACTGGTACCCGGTGAAGGGCGCCTCTGACCCGCTCGACTTGAAAAACGTATGCCAGGTGGAACCCTGCGACCGGAGTTTCCCCATTTATCGCGAGGATACGCCCATCTACATCCCGATGGCGCACGCGAAGGAATCCTTTTTGCGCGGAAGCCTTTTCAACCTGCTCTGGAGCAAGGCGGATTACTACCTGAAAAATGCGCAGGAGATATATTTCTTGGGTTACGGGTTCCCGAAAACGGACATGAACAACCTGGAATTCCTGCTCCGGCACCGTTCGCGCTTCAAGAAGGTGGTGGTTTTCGAGCATGAGGGCTCCGCCGTGCTCGAAAGGCTGCGCTGTCTGCTGGGCGATCTGGTCGAAAGTTGCGACGCGAAGGAATACTTGGCGAATATTTCGGGATAACGTAATTTTTTTGGTGACACTTTGGCCTCCCAGGAGTGTTATATAATAAAAAAGGGAGGTTTTTGCATGAAAATCCTGATTTTGAACGCGAGTCCGCGCAAGCATGGTATGATTTCGCAGGCGGTGGAACGCTTTGCCGATGGCGCTACGAGTTCGCACCTGGGCGATTTTTCTGACGATACGCAGGTGGAAATCGTGAACGTGAACGATTTGAAGTTCTCGCCCTGCAGGGGCTGCATGCAATGCCGTAACCGCGGGATTTGCTGCATGCCGGTGGACGACGCGCACCGGGTCGCCGAGAAGATTTTCGCATGCGACGTGCTGGTGGTCGCCGCTCCCGTATACTGGGGCAACATGCCGGGAACCCTCAAGACGCTTTTCGACCGCATGGTGTACGCGCTGATGGGCGAATCCAAGTACGGAATCCCCAAACCGCTCCACAAGGGCAAGGATGCCTATATAATTACCAGCTGCACGACCCCCTTCCCGTTCAATTTCTTCTGCGGGCAGACCTCCGGCATGGTGGCCGCCCTCAAGGAGATTTTGGGCACCGCGGGCTTCAAAATTCGCGGAAAAGTGGTAATTCCGGGCACAAAGGCCAAAGCGGGGCTCCCTGCGCATGCCGGAAAATGTGCCTATCGGATGGGATTTTCCCTCGCCCTGTAACAAAAGCCGATTTTTTCTAATTTTGTAGTGACACTTTTGACTTCCCTAGGTGTTACAAAGGTATGAAAGGCAAGAATACGGCGGACAAGCAGGAATTTTCGAGACTTTACGGGACATACGCCCCGATGGTCTACCGTCGCTGCTACGCCCTCTTGAAGGATAGCGCCGAGGCCGAGGATATGGTGCAGGATGTTTTCCTCCGCATATTCGACCGCATGGACACGCTCGACATCTCGCAGCCGAGCAGCCTCCTGTGGAACACGGCGACGCGCCTCTGCCTGAACCGCATCCGCGACAAGCACCGCAGAGGGCTCGACGTGGATTCGAGCGAACTGCTCCTGAACATCGCCTGCATGGACGATTCACAGGATAACGACGCGAAGGGCATACTTGACAGGCTCTTCTCTCGCGAACCTGAATCCAGCAGGACGATAGCGGTTCTCCACTATGTGGACGGCATGACCCTCGAAGAGACTGCCCGCGAGGTAAACTTGTCTGTTAGCGGCGTTCGCAAGCGTTTGCGTGGGCTGCAGGCCAAAATTAAGACCCTGGAGGTGAAGTGATGATTCCCGACTGGAAACTAGAAAGGTACTTGACAGGCGACCTGCCTGCCGAGGAAATGCGCGAAATTCGCGCCATGGAGGCCACGGACGAGGTGTTCGCGGGCCGCGTGAAGATGTTGCGCGAAGACAATGCGGCGATCCTCAAGAAGTTGCCGTTCGAAAAGCTTTCGGAAAAGATTTCGGCGATGCCCGGACGCTCCAATGGCGCCGGCAATACGGTGCGCGTGAATTTTACTCTCGTGAAGTTTGCTGCAGCCGCAGCGCTCGTGCTCGCAGTCGTTACGGTGGCGCTCTTTAGCCAGCGCGATATCGCAGCTCCGGAACAGACCGCTGGCGGCACGGTGGATGTCGCGTTTGTCGATCCCTCGGAATTCTCGGACACGCGCATCAAGGGTCTGGATGCCCGCATGGAAGTCTGGAAGAAGACGGGCGAGACCGCGGTGCAGATGTCCAACCTGGACGAGGCCCGCGAAGGCGACGAAATCCAGCTCCGCTATTCCGTCCCGGAAAAATGCTTCGGCCTGCTTTTCAGCATGGACGGCAACGGTACGCTCACGATGCACATGGCCGAAGGCAACAAGGCGGTTGCGCTCGAGCCGGGCAAGATGACGACGCTCCCGTTCGCTTACAAGCTTGACAATGCGCCGAAGTTCGAGAAGTTCTTCTTCTTGACTTCGCAGAAGGATTTTGAATTGGATGCTGACGATGTGGATGCCGTTCTCAAGCGCTCCGATATCAGCAAGGTGAGCCTCTCGGTTCGCAAGGTGGAGGAAAAGTAACATGGTGAAAAGAGTTATCGATTTTTTTGATGCGGCGCTGCTTTTGCCACTGATGACCCTGATTTTCGTATTTGTCTTTGCGGCCCAGGTGAGTGCCGCTACCGAGAACGCACGCATCAATCGCTATGTTATCGCCATCAGCGCGAATTATGGTGGTGATGCCCGCCCGACACTGCGCTACGCTGAAACGGACGCGAAGTCTTTTGCGAAGGTGCTTGGCGAAATGGGCGGCGTGCCGTCGAAGAACGTGGTGTTCGTGAGGGAACCCTCCATCAAGAATTTGGGGAACCAGCTGGACATCCTCGACGAAAAAATGAAGAGGGGCAAGTCCCAGAGCGGCCGTGACGAAGTGCTGGTCTATTACAGCGGTCACGCCGACGAGAAGGGCCTGCGCCTGGGCAACGAAGTTTATGGCTGGAAGGAATTCCGCAAGCGCATCGACGCGCTGAATGCCGACGTGAAGATTGCCGTCATCGACGCTTGCGGATCGGGTGCGATTACGCGCCTCAAGGGCGGTGTGGCCGTGCCGGCGTTCATGGTGGACCAGAGCAGCGACATGAAGGGTTACGCGTTCATCACGAGCAGCACGCAAGATGAATCTAGCCAGGAAAGCGACAAACTCAAGGGTTCCTTCTTCACGCATTCGCTGGTGAGCGGCCTGCGCGGTGCGGGTGACCTGAGCGGTGACGGCAAGGTCACCCTGTCCGAAGCTTACCAGTTCGCTTTCAACGAGACTTTGCAGCGTACCGAGAAGACGCTCGGTGGTGCCCAGCACCCGAGCCGCGATATGAACCTCGCCGGTACGGGTGACGTGGTGATGACGGATCTCCGCAGCACGAGTGCGGGCCTCGACCTTGACGAAGATGTGGATGGACGCCTGTTCATCCGCGACAGCAAGGGCGAACTTGTGGCCGAACTCTTCAAGAAGGGCGGCCGCGCCATGAGCCTCGGGTTCCCTGCGGGCAGGTACAGCATCCGCCTGGAACGCCCTGCGGAATACAGCGAAGCTATCGTGACCCTCCAGGACAATTACCGCGCAAGGCTTACGCACAGGCAGTTCGCCGCGGTGTCCGCCGAAAAGACGACCCTTCGCGGTGAAATCGGCGGGACCAGGAGTTGCGAAAGCGGCGATACCATCGCATGTTCTCTTGATTCGCTCGACCATTACGGCAAATACCGCGTGACCTTCAATGCGGTGGACAAGGATTCGGAACCGCGCAAGGGCATCCAGCTTGGATTCTTCGTCGCGAAGGCTAGCGAAAATATGCTCGGTTCTCAGTTGAGCCTTATTGCGAATATCGCCCGCAAGGAAATGCACGGCCTGCAGGTGACCGACATCTACAACGGTGTGAACGGGAACTTCGAGGGTGCGCAGATCAGCGGCGTGATGAACTACGCGAAGTCTTTTGAAGGCGCTCAGATTGCTTCTGTCCTGAACGTGGCCAAGAAAAATTCGAAGGGCCTGCAGGTTTCGGGTGCAATCAATATCGCTTCGGATTCCCTTTCGGGCATTCAGGTCGCGGCCGGTATAAACTATGCGAAGCAGGCCGATGTGCAGGTCGGTATAGTGAACGTCTCCCGCGAATCTAACGTCCAGGTCTCCGTGATGAACATCGCGAAGAAGAACGTCGGTCCGCAGATATCCGTGATGAACGTTGCCGGTGAAGTGAACGGTCCTCAGATTTCTGTAATGAACGTCGCGAAGAAGGTTGAAGGCCCGCAGATGTCCGTGATGAACATT includes the following:
- a CDS encoding sigma-70 family RNA polymerase sigma factor, which codes for MKGKNTADKQEFSRLYGTYAPMVYRRCYALLKDSAEAEDMVQDVFLRIFDRMDTLDISQPSSLLWNTATRLCLNRIRDKHRRGLDVDSSELLLNIACMDDSQDNDAKGILDRLFSREPESSRTIAVLHYVDGMTLEETAREVNLSVSGVRKRLRGLQAKIKTLEVK
- a CDS encoding acetate/propionate family kinase, which translates into the protein MRVLVLNCGSSSVKFAVIDTQTKESISSGLVENIGVNGHVKAKGPEGNIDFNFDCPTHAEAVAQVQKFLGEQKLIDTIEAIGHRVVHGGKYIKSEKVSQEVIDYIRSITLFAPLHEPAHATGMECATKFFPKLPQVAVFDTAFHQTMPRKAFLYGIPYSFYEKDAIRRYGFHGTSHRFVTAEAASILGKKPEDCCFITAHLGNGSSCSAILNGKCADTTMGFTPLDGLIMGTRSGSLDPAILFFISKKYGYDIDRLDKLVNKESGLLGLSGLSNDMRTLTQAASEGHLGAQIALETFCYKLTREIGGIAMALPRIDALVFTGGIGENSRVVRKTVMENLALLGYQIDDARNEDNGKNSGHIISKDGTPTAMVVATNEELLIALDTEALVK
- a CDS encoding phosphatase PAP2 family protein, which produces MLKKIADFDSRVTNFWLNRRFSARSNRWLRFYVRLGDGYIWVLFSLFLFWKVGWDNFLPILWHALTALAVSLVAYWVIKLCVKRARPFDSNPSIEAGVPPLDKYSFPSGHTMNNLAVASAVFFSAPQYGWVMVLLPLTWGLLRVYFGVHWLTDVLCGFLFGVLSFVIGHCIWILIF
- a CDS encoding histidine phosphatase family protein, with protein sequence MTDFVKAGDFFASLAPEERVFLLIRHAERRHITPDDPDFGAHVGLTDKGREQALSLGRCIPPEGDICFYSSPVGRCVETAQCIGKARVGVQVPAHLNAVVSDEPRVEPLDCLAEYFVQNYDEYMKVLRAGFYEGICAWLANEAEGKKRGDNEAFCPLAARSEEMLAMMLSKGTVRFNIFATHDAWVVPCLTHFCGMRFTPQRWMNYLTGMAVVTGADGKNVKRIVPVTALDTGWLQF
- a CDS encoding caspase family protein, whose protein sequence is MVKRVIDFFDAALLLPLMTLIFVFVFAAQVSAATENARINRYVIAISANYGGDARPTLRYAETDAKSFAKVLGEMGGVPSKNVVFVREPSIKNLGNQLDILDEKMKRGKSQSGRDEVLVYYSGHADEKGLRLGNEVYGWKEFRKRIDALNADVKIAVIDACGSGAITRLKGGVAVPAFMVDQSSDMKGYAFITSSTQDESSQESDKLKGSFFTHSLVSGLRGAGDLSGDGKVTLSEAYQFAFNETLQRTEKTLGGAQHPSRDMNLAGTGDVVMTDLRSTSAGLDLDEDVDGRLFIRDSKGELVAELFKKGGRAMSLGFPAGRYSIRLERPAEYSEAIVTLQDNYRARLTHRQFAAVSAEKTTLRGEIGGTRSCESGDTIACSLDSLDHYGKYRVTFNAVDKDSEPRKGIQLGFFVAKASENMLGSQLSLIANIARKEMHGLQVTDIYNGVNGNFEGAQISGVMNYAKSFEGAQIASVLNVAKKNSKGLQVSGAINIASDSLSGIQVAAGINYAKQADVQVGIVNVSRESNVQVSVMNIAKKNVGPQISVMNVAGEVNGPQISVMNVAKKVEGPQMSVMNIAGKIEGPQMSVMNIAGKIKGPQVSLLNIAGKANGRQIGLLNICGSCEESPIGLISLVGNGVWSVTTSLNETGALGLSFHFGTPFLYTAVEGTRLFEKGSSFRHFDGTFESGLGIGTQFGYFGTHFELEYMFLSVYDRFRFSEDTKSNFHHRMRLGFVHRLLPGFGLTVGGTMNVVTEGNADKVFLKPLGEYHDDVKHHDHKGRIWPGFYAGLVFGRF
- a CDS encoding flavodoxin family protein; protein product: MKILILNASPRKHGMISQAVERFADGATSSHLGDFSDDTQVEIVNVNDLKFSPCRGCMQCRNRGICCMPVDDAHRVAEKIFACDVLVVAAPVYWGNMPGTLKTLFDRMVYALMGESKYGIPKPLHKGKDAYIITSCTTPFPFNFFCGQTSGMVAALKEILGTAGFKIRGKVVIPGTKAKAGLPAHAGKCAYRMGFSLAL